The following is a genomic window from Actinomadura sp. WMMB 499.
CCGGTCGCGCCCAGCGCGCCGAGCGCGGCGGCGAGCCGCCCGTCCAGGGCCCGGTCCAGCGCCTCGGCTCCGGCGGCCGGGGAGACCCCGTCCCCGCCGGGGGAGACGCCGATCACGATCGCGTCGACGTCGAGGCTGTCCGGGGCTGCGCTGTCAAGGCTGATGGTCGTCACGTAGCCCGATGTTAGTCCTCTTGGCGGGCCGGTTCGTCCCCTGGGATCAAAGGTTCGTCCGGTTCATCCCGCCGCGAGGACGATCAGTGCGCCCGTCGCGGCGATCTCCACGAGCGCGCCGAGGACGTCGCCGGTGACGCCGCCCAGCCGCCGGACCGCGTGCCGCAGGGTCAGCAGGGCGGCGGCGAGCCCGACCCCGGTGGCGGCGGCGGCGAGCAGGGCGCCGTCCGTCCCGCCGGCGGCGGCCCCGGCCGCGGCGGCCGCCGCGAGGACGGCGGCGGTGACCGGCAGGGCCGCGCGCGCCGGGACGGTGCCCGCGACGAGCGCGCCCAGCCCGTCCGGACGGGCCGGGGGGACGGACGCGCGGCACGCCCACGGCAGCGCGAGCCGTCCCGCGACGCCCGCGACGAGCGCCGCGACCGCCGGATTCGGGGCCGACGCCAGTGCGGCGACCTGGATCAGCAGGGTCAGCAGCAGGGTGACGACGCCGAACGGGCCGATGTCGGACCGCTTCATGACCTCCAGCGCGCCCGCGGCCGGCTTGCGGCTGCCGAGGCCGTCGGCGAGGTCGGCGAGGCCGTCCAGGTGCAGCGCCCGGGTCACCGCCGCCGTTGCCGCGACCGCGAGGGCCGCGCACAGGGCCGCGGACAGGCCGAGCGCGCCGCCCGCCACCAGGACGAGCGCCGCCGCGCCGCCGGTGACCAGCCCGGCGCACGGGGCGAGCAGCATCGCGGTGCGGGCGGTGCCGCGGTCGAACCGGCCCTCGCCGGGGAACGGCACGACGGTGAGCAGCGTGACCGCCAGCCGGAGCCCGGCGATCACGCGAGGTCCCGCACGCGGCCCGCGACGACCAGCGCGGCGTCCTCGGACTCGGCGGCGAGGCGCTGGTTGAGCAGCCCGAGCGCGTCCCGGAACGCCCGTCCGGCGGGGGTGGTCGGGACGAGCGACAGGCCGACCTCGTCGGTCACCGCCACGACGTGCGCGGCCGTCCCGCGCCACGCGGCGACCAGGGCGTCGAGGCGCGGGAGGACCCGGGTGACGGCGGTCGCCGGGTCTTCCCACGCGCCGGTCTCGTCCATCGCCGCCGCGAGCCACGTGCCGATGCCGTCCACGAGCACCGCGCCGTCCGCCGCCGCCAGCACGCCCGCGACGTCGGTGGTCTCCGCCGTCCGCCACCGGGCGGGGCGGCGCCGCCGGTGCGCGGCCACGCGCGCGGCCCACTCGGGGTCGCCGTCGCGCGCGCCCCCCGTCGCGACGTAGGTGACGTCCGGGTGGGCGGCAAGCCGCATCTCCGCCTCCGCCGACTTGCCGGACCGGGAGCCGCCGAGCAGGAGCGTGCGCCACGGTCCGGCGTGCGGGCGGAGCCAGAAGCCCAGCCGACGCTCCAGTTCGGCCGGGGACGGGACGCGGTGGTCGACGTGGACGGCCGCGACGTGCGTCTCCGCGGTCACGGCCCGGCCGGCGCGGAGCCGGCCGAGATGGTCGGGCGCCCCGGCCAGATCGAGGAGGGCGGCGGCGTAGCGGACGCCCTCGGCGGGCTCGGGACGCGAGCCCGGCCCGGCCGCCACGAGCACCCGCTCCCCGGACGGTCCGCGCACGTCGTGGCCGCCGGGCACGTCCGTCCGGTCGCACTCGGCCCAGGGCGTCCCGCCGACCAGCGCGTCGAACGGCGCGTGCCGGATCCCGGCCGCGCGCAGCCGGGTGCAGGACGCGCAGCGGCAGCCGTCCGCGGGCCACCCGCCCGCCGCGGCCGTCCCGAGGATCCGGACCCCGCTCGGGGAGGGGGCGGGGGCGTTGACTTCGGAGTTCATGTCGGTGGACGACTCTACGTCGGGGGGTGCGCCGTTACGCTCACGGGATGGGGTTCGCCATTGCGGCGAAGCTCGCACATGACCGAAGCGCACTACACCGCACTACACCGCACTACATCGCGTCACATCGCGCTAGAAGACCGACAAGACGATCAAAGGAGACACGGGTGGGCTACCCCCCGAACCCCCCGAATCCGCAGTTCCCTCCGCCGCCCCCTCCCGGCGGGACGCCTCCGGGCGGGCCGCCGCCCGGGCCGGGCGCGCCCTGGCAGGGCGGCCCGCCCGGACCGCCGCCACCCGGCGGGGGCAGGGGCCCGGGACCGGTGATCGCGATCGTCGCCGGCGCGATCGCGGTCGTGGTGGTCGTGGTCATCGCGGCGGCGGCCGTGGGGTTCGTGCTCAGCGGTGAAGAAGAGGGCGGGGGCGGCGGCCGCGGCGGCGAGGTCCGGTTGCAGGTCGGGGAGATCGTCGGCGGCGCGAACGCCACACCGGGCGAGGACGGCAGCCTCGCGATGGCCCGGCCGGGCGTCTCGTCGCCCGTCGTGGACGTCTACACCGACTTCGCCTGCCCGCACTGCGGCACGTTCGACAAGGCGAACGACCCGATGCTCAAGGAACTGGCCGTCGCGGGCGAGGCCAAGGTCGTCTTCCACCCCATGGTGGTCTTCGACGAGTCGCGGCAGCCCGCGCACGGCAACGCGCTGCGGGCGGCGTCCGCGCTGCGCTGCGTCGGGCACGGCTCGCGGTGGCTGTCCTACCAGGACGCGCTCTACGAGCACCAGCCCTCGAGCCTGGAGACCGAGGGCTACGCCACGTCGGAGCTGATCTCCGTCGGCCGCGAGGCCGGGGTGCCCGGGGCGGAGTTCGAGCGGTGCGTCCGCGAGGAGTGGTACGCCGCGGAGGTCGAGCGCGTCAGCGACGGGTACATCGACTCCGGCGTGCGCGGCACGCCCACCGTCCAGGTGAACGGCCGCACCCTGGACCAGGACGACATCGGCACGCCCGAGGCGCTCCGCAAAGCCATCGAGGCCGCCTCCTGACGGGCTACGCTCACGTTTCACGGCGGCAGGGCATGTGCGCGGGACGAGCGGGACGGGACACGAGGGAGAGGCGAGCGCGATGGCGTGGAGCTGGCGTTTGGAGACGGCCGACGGCCGCACGGTGGGCATGTCGGACGAGTCCTTCTCCACCCAGGCGGACGCGGAGAGCTGGCTGGGCGAGAACTGGCGGGGGCTGCTGGCCGGCGGCGCCGCCAAGGTGACCCTGCTGGAGGGGGACACGGCCGTCTACGAGATGAGCCTGCACGAACCGGAGTGAGCGACGGCCGGAGCGGACGGCCGGAGCGGACGAGGGCCGCGGGGCCCCGGGAGACCGGGGAGCCGCGGCCCTCGTCCGTCCGGCGCGGGGCGGGCGGCGCGCGGGTTCAGGGGCGCGGGTTCAGGGGCGCGGGTTCAGGGGCGCGGGTTCAGGGGCGCGGGTTCAGGGGCGGGAGCCCGGGGACGGGAGGCCGGGGGGACGCCGGGGAGGGGTCAGGGCCGCGACTCGGGGCTGCGGGTCCGGGACGGGTCGCGGATCACCACCGGGCCGAGCACGTCGTCGATCCGCCGGAGCACGTCGGCGTCCAGCTTCACCCCGGCGGCCTTCACGTTGTCGCGGACCTGCCCGGGACGGCTCGCGCCGACGATCGCCGCCGAGACGTTCGGGTTCTGCAGCGTCCACGCGATCGCCAGCTGCGCCATCGACAGCCCGAGCTCGTCGGCGATCGGCCGCAGCTCCTGCACCCGGGTGAGCAGGTCGTCGCTCATGTACCGCCGGATCATGTCGGAGCCGCCCTTGTCGTCGGTCGCCCGCGATCCCTCGGGCAGCGGCTGCCCCGGCTTGTACTTGCCGGTCAGCACGCCCTGCGCGATCGGCGACCAGACGATCTGGCCGATCCCCTCGCGCTCGCACAGCGGGACGACCTCCTCCTCGATCACCCGCCAGAGCATCGAGTACTGCGGCTGGCTGGAGACGATCCGGTCGAAGCCCATCTCACCGGCGATCTTCAGGGCCGCCTCGATCTGCTCGGCGCGCCACTCCGACACGCCCACGTACAGGACCTTGCCCTGCCGGACGAGGTCGTCGAACGCGCGCAGCGTCTCCTCGAGCGGCGTCTCGTGGTCGAACCGGTGCGCCTGGTAGAGGTCGACGTAGTCGGTCCCGAGGCGGCGCAGCGACCCGTTGAGGGACTCCATGATGTGCTTGCGCGACAGGCCCCGGTCGTTCTGCCCGGGGCCTGTGGGCCAGTAGACCTTGGTGAAGATCTCCAGCCCTTCCCGGCGCTGCCCCTGCAGCGCCCGCCCGAGGACGGCCTCGGCGCGGGTGCCCGCGTAGGCGTCGGCGGTGTCGAAGGTGGTGACGCCCTCGTCGAGCGCCGCGCGCACGCACTCGTTCGCGGCGTCCTCCTCGACCTGGGAGCCGTGGGTGAGCCAGTTGCCGTAGGCGATCTCGCTGACCTTGAGACCGCTCCTGCCCAGGTGTCTGAACTCCATGCCCAGACCCTAGCCCGCCGTGCGGGGCCGCAGATCCGGTCGACCGGCGTTCAGATCCCGTCCTTCTCGCCGATCTTCACCTGGGCGGCGGGAACCCGCAGCCGGCGGATCTGCATCGCCCGCATCGCCGCGTACATCCCCACGCCCTTCTGGCTCTCCTCGGGGTACCGCTCGGCGGCCAGCTTCTTGATGCCGCGGCTCAGCAGCAGGCCCTCGCCGAACACCGCGAGCAGCAGCAGCGGCGGCGCGAACAGCACCAGCAGGCGGGCCGCGGGGATCGGGATGAGGCTCAGCAGGACGATCGCGAACATCGCGTACATCAGGTACGAACCGACCGTGCGGCGCGAGTCGACGTAGTCGCGG
Proteins encoded in this region:
- a CDS encoding adenosylcobinamide-GDP ribazoletransferase — translated: MIAGLRLAVTLLTVVPFPGEGRFDRGTARTAMLLAPCAGLVTGGAAALVLVAGGALGLSAALCAALAVAATAAVTRALHLDGLADLADGLGSRKPAAGALEVMKRSDIGPFGVVTLLLTLLIQVAALASAPNPAVAALVAGVAGRLALPWACRASVPPARPDGLGALVAGTVPARAALPVTAAVLAAAAAAGAAAGGTDGALLAAAATGVGLAAALLTLRHAVRRLGGVTGDVLGALVEIAATGALIVLAAG
- a CDS encoding bifunctional adenosylcobinamide kinase/adenosylcobinamide-phosphate guanylyltransferase, with protein sequence MNSEVNAPAPSPSGVRILGTAAAGGWPADGCRCASCTRLRAAGIRHAPFDALVGGTPWAECDRTDVPGGHDVRGPSGERVLVAAGPGSRPEPAEGVRYAAALLDLAGAPDHLGRLRAGRAVTAETHVAAVHVDHRVPSPAELERRLGFWLRPHAGPWRTLLLGGSRSGKSAEAEMRLAAHPDVTYVATGGARDGDPEWAARVAAHRRRRPARWRTAETTDVAGVLAAADGAVLVDGIGTWLAAAMDETGAWEDPATAVTRVLPRLDALVAAWRGTAAHVVAVTDEVGLSLVPTTPAGRAFRDALGLLNQRLAAESEDAALVVAGRVRDLA
- a CDS encoding thioredoxin domain-containing protein — its product is MIAIVAGAIAVVVVVVIAAAAVGFVLSGEEEGGGGGRGGEVRLQVGEIVGGANATPGEDGSLAMARPGVSSPVVDVYTDFACPHCGTFDKANDPMLKELAVAGEAKVVFHPMVVFDESRQPAHGNALRAASALRCVGHGSRWLSYQDALYEHQPSSLETEGYATSELISVGREAGVPGAEFERCVREEWYAAEVERVSDGYIDSGVRGTPTVQVNGRTLDQDDIGTPEALRKAIEAAS
- a CDS encoding aldo/keto reductase family protein, producing the protein MEFRHLGRSGLKVSEIAYGNWLTHGSQVEEDAANECVRAALDEGVTTFDTADAYAGTRAEAVLGRALQGQRREGLEIFTKVYWPTGPGQNDRGLSRKHIMESLNGSLRRLGTDYVDLYQAHRFDHETPLEETLRAFDDLVRQGKVLYVGVSEWRAEQIEAALKIAGEMGFDRIVSSQPQYSMLWRVIEEEVVPLCEREGIGQIVWSPIAQGVLTGKYKPGQPLPEGSRATDDKGGSDMIRRYMSDDLLTRVQELRPIADELGLSMAQLAIAWTLQNPNVSAAIVGASRPGQVRDNVKAAGVKLDADVLRRIDDVLGPVVIRDPSRTRSPESRP
- a CDS encoding DUF3043 domain-containing protein, with protein sequence MFKRRTQEAPPNPPQVVKPGGKGRPTPKRRDAEKRNRQPITAPSNRKEAYKKVRERQAADRVKAREGMQRGDEKYLLKRDKGPVRKLARDYVDSRRTVGSYLMYAMFAIVLLSLIPIPAARLLVLFAPPLLLLAVFGEGLLLSRGIKKLAAERYPEESQKGVGMYAAMRAMQIRRLRVPAAQVKIGEKDGI